The stretch of DNA GTGTgaattaaatctaaaatattctGCCTCCTATGAGGACCAGAACTACGAAAGGAAACTCTATGTTATTTACCAGAAAAACAATGAGTGCAAATTTTTAAAGGTGTACCTTTTACCGGAAGAAAATTTTTCTTCGCAAGAATGCTGAGTCCTTTCTGACTCAGATGACCAAGGCGTGTATGCCACAAATCAGTCGATACATCTTCAACTGCGTTCACCTCCTCCTTGCACAACTTTACAGGCATCCTGTAAAGACTCGTGGGACTTTGCTCCTTTGCTACCACTAAGGAACCTTTGGTGATCTTACATATTCCATCATCACCAAAGTAAGTGTGATAGCCCTCAATATCTAAGGCTTTGACTGAAATCACGTTTAGACGGATATCTGGAACATGTCTAACATTCTTCAACTGAAGCTTGCAACCAATACTAGTTTCAACCGAAACATCTCCCATACCAACAATTTTACAAACTCCCTCATTTCCCATTTTTACCGTACCAAAGTCACCAATGGTATAAGATGAGAAGAAATCGCTCCTAGGAGTAACATGGTATGAGGCACCCGAATCAATAATCCAAGTTGAATCATGGCTGGCAAGATTTAtggaatcatcatcatcacaaataaTGTAGACATCGGTACACTATCATGTGCAACTGCAGAAGTGTCTTTATCACTTTCATTCTCACTATCATCGTATCTTTCCCTTAGTTGATCTCTCTTGAGCAATCTGCAATATTTCTTTATATGTCCCTCCCTGTTACAATAAAAACAAGTAAATTCTTTTCTGGCTTTTGACTTGCTGCGCCTCTCAGATTTATCATGCTTATGGAAATTTTTACTTTGGCTTCTCCCCCGTGACTCTGTAACAAGAGCTTCTGACTGAGTAGGAGAACCAATCAAACCACGCTCTTTTCTTCGAGCCTCTTCATTAAGCATGCTCTCTTTAACTGTTGACATTACCAGCTTCCCACTTGGAGCTGAGTTTGTCAGTGTCACAACAAGAACATCCCAGTTGTCAGGCAAAGAACTGAGCAATAATAAAGCTTGCAACTCATCATCCAGCTTAATATCAGTAGCTGTCAACTGATTCACCATGTTCTGAAACACACTCATATGCTCTGCCATTGACTCACCATCTTTATACTTCATGTTAACCAGCTTTCGAATCAAACATGCCTTATTCTGCACATTCTTCCGTTCATACAATTCTTTCAATTTATTCCACATTGTATGACCATTCGTTTCAGCTTCAACATGAGGATACACACTTAAATCAAGCCACTGCCTGATAATAGCCACTGCTTttctattcatcttcttccaatCAGTATCTGAAGTATCCTTCGATCTAACACTTTCACCCTCAATGGGATCATACAAATCTTTTGTATATAGCAAATCTTCCATGAGAGTCTTCCAAAGTGTGTAATTGGAAGAGTTCAGCTTAATCATATTCAGCTCTGAATTTTTCTCCATTttaaaattgcacaaaacaaatcaaccaaagctctagataccactttGTTGGGGAAACCAGACTAAATAGTCtctttaaaatgcggaattaaCTCTCCCAACCACTTGTGCAATTAAATGGGCAACCAGAAAATTCCAAAAGCAGAGCAAAATAATAACAACgttaaaataaatatcagaCACCGAAATTTTACGTGGAAAATCCTCTCAATGTGAGAGAATAAAAAACCACAGGCAAAGCCAGATAAATCTTCCACTATAAATCAATAATAGGTACACAATAGTCTTCTAGTAAATACTAGGAATACCAATAATCATCACCTAAAGGTGGAATCAAACAACAACTCAACTTCCACACAAGTGGGTAAACTAACACAACCTAGAGAGAGATTTAAACAACTAGTAAAAACTAGCTAGATGATAGAAACCACTTACTAAAGTTGTAGCACAAACAAAGTAACTTTGCTACACACTCTTTATCACCTGGAACCAAGAAAATCTCTTCTCTGCTCCCGAAGCTCTCTGTCTCGTTACGGCTactgttgtgttgttatataacACTCACGCTACAGTGTTATATaccacacacatatatatatgtgtttCTTAAATTAGGGATTAAGAAATCCTTTTTCCTTCTCACGTGACAATGTCACATGGCACACCATGGGCCAAGCTCATTAACTTCTAACACCTCcccttttattctttcttttctttttatttatttttcttataattggtATGGGCCCCACTTGGGGAGTGAACCCACCCAACACTATCCAAATTGATTTTGGCTGAAGCCGAAAATCAAAGCTTTCACCGCAAATGAATTGATTTTGAGTCTGAACAGAAATATAACTTTTTACCGTTACCTTGAATTGTCCTTATAATCCATTTATATATCTTTTCACTATATACCTTGAATTGTCCTAAAACAGGAACATTTGTGGACTACTGTTGTGCTATGAGGGGGTAATACCGACATTTCCTTAGTATCTTATTTTGATCGATATACATGATATGATTGCTTGTGCCTAAGTTCTGATATGTGGAGAGGGGAAGAATAAGCCAAATGAATCAAACAGTTCTCAAAAGAATTTGGTGGTGTGCTTGTCTTGTCGAGATATGGCTAAGGCAGCTTGGTATCTTTCCCCCAATTCTAAAGTAGACAAATGAAGATTTTACATGATTTGTCAATCATATTTGTGCAAGTATGAAAACTAGAATGAAGTTCTCTAGAATGACAATTATTGGAAAGCACATGGTTTTGTTTGTTCTTTGGCTTAACTCATGACTTTGACATTATCAGATGAACTGCCCAACATAACTACAGTGCTACATACAATAATGTGGGATGTCATAGGACAAAAATCAATCTCGAAGACTTAAGAGTGCTCATGTCAGATGACACAAGTCTCTTTTAACTTAGCCAAAATTATGTGTTTGATGCCTGTGGTTTGGATATTCAGTAGCGTTAAACCTCTTAGAAAACGTTTGTAATCCATTTGAGTCCCACAATACTCGATGATATGTAATGACTTGAAGTCATCATCGACAAACAAACATTTTGCAAAAACGTGATAATTAGATTTCAAAGTCCCTATCAAACATAGGTTTAGGTTTGCTCCATTTACTATCATTCCATTTATTGTCCATTTAGAAGAAAGATGTCCACAAGTGAAAATTAAGAGATCCACTTTTAATGGGTTTCACTAATTTTCACTTATGTCTACCTCTATcctaaatgaaaaacaaaaggaTGAGTGGTTAATGGAGCAAACCTAAATTCATAAAACGCTCCACAAACGGTCAAATTCATCATTGTAGACCGTGCAAAGCTACCTCACAGACTCTCCGTCTACTTTCCCTTATCTACTTCCACAAATGGTGGTTGGTTTGGTACATTATTTTCAATTGGTGTTAATTTGGTATTACTTTTTTGAAAAGGTGGCAATTTGGAAAAATCAATCTCGAAGCGATTGATACATACATAAAAACGgcaatagttaatatgcatggtgcataagttattcacagccatcagatgattttacacgtgtaataatcataactgaagaactttctatttttgtttgcTCAATTTAGGCCACATTTTAtatgcgattcgatcaccgatttcgaaaactaataccggaaacattcataaaatcgaacgacgatcaaaacagtataaagaacgtcgagtttagttgattattgagggagaacAAACCGGGTCGATGAACCGGGTCGtcgcgacccgtttctgcagaaaatgggtgaggaagatgatgagcAGTGACGCGCCTCCACGCCCACTTTCAttggcggcgcgtgggggcgcgtgcggtgccaaggaaactccaaatatttttattgtttttacagaaaaatagtaaataattttctgtgaattttgggaccagttaggtatttttctgagacctggaactatttttagttaattaaatgaggtaaatatgcttttataaatatcagatattaataaaattttcccaaaaatttatttatggtattttgaattatttggaacggttggggatacctcactctctccgattttatatcgtcttaaaaatttaaatttatttcacaatttttattaagtgttaaatatgtttttggagaacaactctttgaaaccatttcacagcaaaaatggtttcatactgttatacactgaaaccattagtctagttaaatggttcatggcgttatacatcgaaaccattattatagttaaatggttttatatgaccattagtgtcaagatgttatacactgaaaccattagtcttgttaattggtttcaagatgttatacactgaaaccatttgtctagttaaatggtttgatactgtCATATACTGAAatcattattatagttaaatggttttatatgagcattagtgccaagatgttatacactgaaaccattagtccttttaattggtttcaagatgttatacactgaaaccatttgtctaattaaatggtttcatactttTATAcaatgaaaccattattctagttaaatggttttatagcgttatacactgaaaccattaatcttgttatttggtttcaagatgttatatactgaaaccactagtctagttaaatggtttcatagcgttatacactgaaaccattattttagttaaatggtttcatatgggcattagtgtcaaaatgttatacactgaaaccattgttattaagtaaaacatcatataaccattttacaaaatcatgttacataaagcaaaaaatcatataaagcaattagggttagtttagttgaaaaaaatttggatagaaTGCATGAGATATTtgattcgatcatttttttattgtaaagaaaaattgatatatatatatatatatatatagggagtgtATCCGGTGAGAACTGATAATTATTGTGAGAAATGAGAACTATTAATAGTAACCATCAGATTTAATTGACGCATCAGATTAAAATCTTCGCACTCACTTAAAATCCATGTGATTCTATTTTGTGTATATTAAAATATCTTCCTATATATAATTTTTCCTAATTTATTTCTATAATATTTCCTAATTTATTAATACAGCTCCCTCCTTCTTCATCCTTCCCTTTGAGCATGGTTTCAAATCGTTGTTGGAATTGTTTCACTGTGTTCCTCTGTTGTGTGGTTTCTGCTAGTCTTCTGGTGTTTTTTCTACATTGTTTTCTGCTTCTTATTGATATTAAACTCTATCTCAGTGGGCTAAATTTTCATGTGATTTCCCCTTACATCTaaattatcaattaattaattaattgaaagaTGTTGATATCTCTAACCCCCAACAAACAATCAGTAGTACCAATTATCATGGACCAGGCTCGTCAACAAAATCCCCTAAGCCATAGACTCATAGAGTAACGCAAATGAACCATAAATTTATTGCATACTCACTACCAAATGACAGACCAATTGAAAACTACCTTAAGAAAGAAAAGTGATCACATTTGCCAACTGCATATCCTAAAAAAATGGTATTTTATGATTGGTAGGTACTAATTTATCAAGAGAAATAAAATGATTGGTAGGTACTTGTAATTATATTCAAGGGCAGGAGCCATTATTTTAGTGCACAATCAGAAGTTAAATGTTTAACATTAGCGTGTAGTAAATCTTAGTGCCAAGGATTAAGTAAATTTTAGTTGATGCAAAATCAGAACATTTTAAGGGAAGGATGAAGAAGGGGAAGCCAAAAGAGTGATAAGTTTTGGAGGGAGCTGtattaataaattagtaaatattatagaaataaattaggaaagattataTATAGGAAGATATTTCAATATACACAAAATAGAATCACATGGATTTTAAGTGAGTAGGAAGATTTTAATCTGATGCGTCAATTAAATTTGATGGTTACTATTAATAGTTCTCATTTCTCACAATAATTATCAGTTCTCACCGGATacactccctatatatatatatataatctagaaaaaaattggggggaaaaaaattggggacgcgctagaaatctaggggaggaaaaaaaatttggggggctcacaagaaatctaggagaaaaaggaaaaaaaaactaggggtgcgctaagcaaaaggggAGCGCGTAAGTAAtggggtagtatatggggggcgcgcgagtaatggattgcctaattttgggctttGGCTGACTTTTagtgtaggaagcaaatatgcTGGGTGTAtgaagcaagtttatgcatggtgcataagtttgggcttatgcaccataaccacaccccaCAAATAAACAATGTACATACAAGTTTTAGTAAAATGAGTTTTCTATGAATTGAttgttatttttactaaaatgttGTTTTTGTCAATATGTAATAAGTTTGAACTAAGACAAAAATCAAACTATAATATCAAGCCAGGTGCTGCACTTCAAATCAAGGACAAgacaaatatttataattttttattttatttgactaaaaacaacattcattcattcaaattgatagaatacatcgaataatacaattcaaaatcgttaaaaattgaaaaggatgaatctgcgaaccaACTTACAACATCCACGTTAATAGCATATATAACGGCCAAATGTCTAGTGTGACAAAGCCTACAAATATGACGAACTTGAAGTGCTCGGAATACCCATGTCTCCGAGTCTGCAACGTTGATGACGCCAAATTCATTGATTGTTGAATATGCACCGAGTTGAATCTAATCTGTCAATCTGAACCGAACAAACACCGCACCAAGACGGGACAACAAACTAATGCCGCAACAACACGACGACCAACACAACGTCGCACTAAGACGACGaaatcagaaaaagaaaaactaaatatttgtgaaaatcacttatttaaatgaaaatgaaaaacaatattTGACCCAAAGTCACCCATCTTTGGTGGATGAACAAAAGAAACTAGGTTTCGGGGGGATGCGGTATTAAGAAAATGTCACATTTTTGCCTCAAAATAAAATCTCACATTTTGTTAATCCTTAATTAACAATAATTCTCTCACCTCCCATCTCCTCCATCTGAACCAAACACGTTTTATTTTAGAAACACATAATATGAATCCCATAAGTAGACTTGATAACAAAAGTTTAATGACAGAAGAATTGAAATTTAAacacaaaatagaaatttaagtATGCTAGAATTTTTCAAGCACAGATGAACTTGAGACATAAGTATCTGCAACAAAAGAACTACATAAATGCTACAATCTTAGCTAGGATTTATCATTGCTAAAATTTTGGTGTCCATATAAATGCACTGTGTGTATCATCGGATGAGATCCTTAATTGTGTTATGTTTTCTCAAATCTTAGTTCAACCGACAGAAATGCTGAACCTCAACTTCATATGTAAGAAGCTCACTCACATGAAATAATCAGTGTACAAAATTCAAGCACACATATACTTTAGTAAATTATTTTAGGACAACACAAGGCACAATAAACTGAGTTACAAAAAAGATTGCATGAAGCAGTGTTTTGAGTTTCTATCACAGCAAGCTTGCAAAATCTAAAGGGTTAACCAATTCAATCAACATTGTTAAATTCAACTAGCAAGTACATAAGCTTAAGTGGTTCATTGCAAATACATAACAAGAAAGGAAGCCATCAAATGTGTTAGCTTAATACAAAAGCACTTAAAGTCTGATTAAAAATTAGAGATCAATCTACTTCTTTCATAAATGGCAGAGGTGTATATGCCGCATATTTAAGCCAATTCAACAAGCTTTGTTCATTTCCAAGTCCTTTTAAGGCTACAAACATTTCCCTCGCGGGCTTAAACAGCATGAGCTGACAACATCGGGAATGCCAATCAAGATCGCTTCCAATTACCTCTATGTGTTGAAGCTCGGCAACCACTTCAGCAATAGATGTCCCGGGTACTATCAGTGCCTTTCTAACCGCTTCACGCAACTGACATGCGGATGCAATTCTACACAATGCATCAGCTATCCTTTCTGCATcagaaattttcatatttttcttcttttcaattcTTTCACAAGATTCAGATCTCTTCCTCTTCACGCTACTCATTTCACTATCATTTCCATAGGAAGAGCTAAAACTTATATCTCGAAAAACAGCACCAACCCCAGCACAAATACCTTCCAATTCTTCAGTATCCCCGTATCCTTCCTCGAGATCTATACCACCACTCTCAACGGATAGGCGATACTCATCGTTACTGTCATCTATGCCATTTGGTAGCATCCCAAAAGAAGGAGCCAATGCAACCTGTCTAATAGCCACCATACCCTTGAACAAAGTAGTTAATTCATTGTAACACCGAAGTCCCTTACGCCTAAACTTTCCATATTGCGGATTTTCCTGCATATTTATAACTAATCAACATGATATATCACATGAAAGAAATAACAAAACATATAACTTAACATTTAAAAGTCCATACCAGTTGTTTTTTCTCCCACCGCTCTGCGCTATCTCCTCCGACAAGTGTCTCGTTGGCAAACAACTTATACCATTCTTGCCAATCTCTCTTAAGATTATACCACTTGTTTTTCAATTGATTCTTTCCATAATCTTTCCCAGTTAATTTCTCATTAATATTAGATAAAACAGATTTCCAACCTTTCTCAGTAAGGTTTGTTCCATTGTGTTCTCCCTTTTTGACTTCATCAAGGCATAGTCTGATATACAATTCAACTGTCTTTATATCCCATACAGCCTTTGGTCTTACACCTGCATTATCTACAATGTCTTTCCTCTTCAATTTCATCATGGTACTCATTCTCATTGTCcttaacaaaccaaaataacCATGTCCTTAGGTAAACATAGATAACATATTCATCAAGCAAAAGGCACAACCTTGtacaagaaagaaaaagaacttGCTTACTAAATGACTAggtttattttcaatataaggTCCGTTTTTGTTCGacactttttgttttcatttttacttcAACTAATAAACATACGAGAATATAGATCGATCCAATATATTCTCAccattttcttttacaatctttgaaa from Trifolium pratense cultivar HEN17-A07 linkage group LG5, ARS_RC_1.1, whole genome shotgun sequence encodes:
- the LOC123884972 gene encoding L10-interacting MYB domain-containing protein-like yields the protein MRMSTMMKLKRKDIVDNAGVRPKAVWDIKTVELYIRLCLDEVKKGEHNGTNLTEKGWKSVLSNINEKLTGKDYGKNQLKNKWYNLKRDWQEWYKLFANETLVGGDSAERWEKKQLENPQYGKFRRKGLRCYNELTTLFKGMVAIRQVALAPSFGMLPNGIDDSNDEYRLSVESGGIDLEEGYGDTEELEGICAGVGAVFRDISFSSSYGNDSEMSSVKRKRSESCERIEKKKNMKISDAERIADALCRIASACQLREAVRKALIVPGTSIAEVVAELQHIEVIGSDLDWHSRCCQLMLFKPAREMFVALKGLGNEQSLLNWLKYAAYTPLPFMKEVD